In Streptomyces nojiriensis, the sequence TACCTCGGCATAGGCATCGCCATAGGCCAGGACGGCATCGGTGACGTCGCATTCGACAATGCCGAGCTGACCCAGGTCATCGGTTATGCCGCGCTCGTCGTGATCCTCGCCGAGGGTGGTCTGGGCACCAAGTGGAAAGAGATCAAGCCGGCCCTGCCGGCCGCGGTCATGCTGTCACTGGTGGGCGTAGCGGTCAGCGTGGGCGTGACGGCGGCGGGAGCGCATTACCTGGTCGGACTGGAATGGCGCCAGGCCCTGCTGATCGGCGCGGTCGTCTCCTCGACCGACGCGGCGGCCGTCTTCTCGGTGCTGCGCAAGGTGCCGCTGCCCGCCCGGATCACCGGCGTCCTGGAGGCCGAGTCCGGTTTCAACGACGCACCCGTCGTCATCCTGGTGGTGGCCTTCTCGACCGTCGGCCCGGTGGACGAGTGGTACGTCCTGATCGGCAAGATCGCCCTGGAGCTGGCCATCGGCGCCGCGATCGGCCTGACCGTGGGCTTCCTGGGCGCGTACGGGCTGCGGCACGTGGCGCTGCCCGCCTCCGGCCTGTACCCGATCGCCGTGATGGCCATCGCCATCGTGGCGTACGCGGCCGGCGCGATCGCGCACGGCTCCGGCTTCCTGGCGGTGTACCTGGCGGCGATGGTGCTCGGGAACGCGAAGCTCCCGCACTGGCCCGCCACCCGGGGCTTCGCCGACGGGCTCGGCTGGATCGCCCAGATCGGCATGTTCGTGCTGCTGGGCCTGCTGGTCACCCCGCACGAGCTGGTCCGCGACTTCTGGCCCGCCGTGGTCATCGGGCTGGTGCTGACGATGGTGGCGCGCCCCCTGGAGGTCTTCATCAGCCTGCTGCCCTTCCGGATCTCCTGGCAGGAGCAGGTGCTGATGTCGTGGGCGGGCCTGCGCGGGGCCGTGCCCATCATCCTGGCGACCATCCCGATGGTGTCCGGGATCGAGGGCAGCGACCGCGTCTTCAACATCGTCTTCGTGCTGGTCGTCGTCTACACCCTGGTGCAGGGTCCGACCCTGCCCTGGCTCGCGCGCAAGCTGAACCTGGGAAGCGGGGACGAGGGCGCCCTCGACCTCGGGATCGAGTCGGCGCCGCTGGAGAAGCTGCGCGGGCACCTGCTCTCCTTCTCCATCCCGCCGGCCTCGCGGATGCACGGCGTGGAGGTGAGCGAGCTGCGGCTGCCGCCGGGGGCCTCGGTCACGCTGGTGGTCCGGGACGCGAAGAGCTTCGTACCGGCGCCGTCGACCGTGCTGCGGCACGGGGACGAGCTGCTGGTGGTGGCCACGGACCCGGTGCGGGACGCGGCGGAGGCACGGCTGCGGGCGGTGGCCCGGGGCGGCAAGCTCGCGGGGTGGCTGGGCACGGGCGGACCCGTCTCGCGCTAGAGCGCCGCCGGAGCGCGCTCGGAGAGCATTTAGAGCGCCGTTCTAATTCGCCGAATTCGCCGAACTATGACCGCTTTTGTCTGATTTTCCGGGCTCTTTACATGCGAAGCGGCCGTTAATCCCAGGTGAAGACGCCCCTTGTCGCCGAATTCACAGGGCGTGGTAGTGGCTTTCCCTGTACGATGAAGGCACACCAGATCGAACCAACTCTGCCTGACGCAGAGCTGGCGCGACCGCAAAGCGGCCGTGGCACCACCCCGACGTGGGCGCCCAGGTATCACTCGGTTCTGCGCAAGAGGACAGCTCTCGGGGCTCCCACATGTACGGGTGCGGCCGCTCACAAGGCGGAGCACCGTCCGCAGACGGGGACGCTCTACCAGGCAGCGGAAAGGCAAGGCCGTGACATCCGCGGTCACGACCGACACGTCCGCCCGCCCCGGCTACGGGCAGCTCCTGCGCACTCCCGGCGCCCTCGGCTTCGTACTCCCCGGCTTCGCAGCACGACTCCCCTTCGGCATGCTGACGATCAGCATCCTGCTGCTGGTCCAGCACACCACCGGTTCCTACGGCAGCGCCGGCATCGTCGCCGCCGTCACCGGTATCTCCATGGCACTGTCCGCCCCGCTGATGGGCATCTTCACCGACCGCTTCGGCCAGACCGCCGTCCTGCTGCCCGTGGTCCTCGCGCACTCCGCCGCCGTCATCGGCCTGGCCGCGCTGGCACTGCTGGACGCGCCGGTCCTCGCGCTGGCCGCGGCAGCCGTACCCGCCGGCGCCACGGTGCCGCAGGTCGGCCCGATGGTCCGGGCGCGCTGGGCCGCCAAGCTGGAGGGCTCCCCGCTGCTGCCGACGGCCGCCGCCTTCGAGTCCGTCACCGACGAGTTCACCTTCGTCGTCGGCCCGGTCCTGGCGACCGCGCTGTGCACCGGCGTCCACCCGGCGGCCGGCCTGGTCACCGAGGCCACCCTGACCCTGCTCGGCGGCCTGCTCTTCGCGGCCCAGCGGGCCAGCCAGCCCAAGACGCACGCCCCGTCGGTCACCGGCGAGAAGCGCGCCTTCGCGCTGTCCTTCCCCGGCCTGCGCGTCCTGATCTTCGCCTTCCTCGGGATCGGCGCCGTCTTCGGCGGCATGCAGGTCTCGCTCGCCGCCTTCTCCAGCGAGATGGGCAACCCCGGCGCCAACGGCCTGCTCTACGGAGTCTTCGCCGCGGGCAACATGATCGCCGGCATCGCCATGGGCGCCATCGCCTGGAAGATCGGTCCGCGCCGCCGACTGATCCTGGGCTACATCGGCCTCACCGCCGCCGCCTCCGTCCTGTGGGCGGCGAACTCGATGATCCTGCTGGGCGCGCTCGGCCTGGTCGTCGGCCTGTTCATCGCCCCGGCGCTGATCACCGGCTACACGATGGTCGAGCAGCTGGTCCCCGCGAACGCGCGGACCGAGGCCTTCACCTGGCTGACCGGCTCGATCGCCTTCGGTCAGGCCATCGCCGTCATCCTGGCCGGCCGCCTGACGGACGCGCACGGATCCTCGTTCGGCTTCCTGGTGCCCATGGGCGCCACCGCGCTCGCGCTGGCCACCCTGCTGGCGCTGCGCGCGAAGCTCGCCCCGAAGGCCCCGAGCCGGATCGTGAACGCCTCCGCGCAGGAGGACGTGCCCGCGGCCCCGGCCGAGGCACAGGCGAAGACCCAGGCGAAGGCCCCGGCGGCCGCCCCCACCACCCCCTCGCCGGCCTCCCGTAACCGGGTGAACGAGCGTGGGATGGGTCACCGCGTGCCGGTGACGGTGGACTGATCCGCCGGAATACGTCACCATGGAGCGTCGTTAGCACTCATTGAGTCAGAGTGCCAGGAGGAAATTCGTGCCGACCTACCAGTACCAGTGCACCGAGTGCGGTGAGGGCCTTGAGGCCGTGCAGAAGTTCACCGATGACGCACTGACCGTGTGCCCGAGCTGCGACGGACGCCTGAAGAAGGTGTTCTCCGCGGTCGGCATCGTCTTCAAGGGCTCCGGTTTCTACCGGAACGACAGCCGTGGCGCGTCGTCGAGCAGCACTCCTGCCTCGAAGCCGTCGTCCAGCTCCTCGTCGTCCTCGACGTCGACCGCTGCCGCCGCTCCCGCCGCCTCGTCCTCCTCGACGTCGTCGAGCTCGTCGAGCAGCAGCTCCACGTCGGCCGCCTGATCGCTTCTCCCCGAGGCCCCGCCGCCCCTGTCGGCAGCGGGGCCTTCGGCATGCCCACGGCAGGGCCTTAGGGTGGACCGCATGGTGAACGCAGAGATCGGTGTCATCGGCGGCTCGGGCTTCTACTCCTTCCTGGAGGACGTCTCCGAGATCCAGGTGGAGACCCCGTACGGACCCCCGAGCGACTCGCTTTACGTGGGCGAGCTGGCCGGGCGCCAGGTGGCCTTCCTGCCCCGGCACGGGCGCAGCCACACCGTCCCGCCGCACAAGATCAACTACCGGGCCAATCTGTGGGCCCTGCGCTCGGTCGGCGTCCGCCAGGTCCTGGGCCCGTGCGCGGTCGGCGGTCTGCGGGCCGAGTACGGGCCGGGCACGCTGCTCGTTCCCGACCAGCTGGTCGACCGTACGAAGGCCCGCGCCCAGACCTTCTTCGACGGTGAGCCGCTGCCGGACGGATCCGTTCCGAACGTCGTGCACACCACCTTCGCCGACCCGTACTGCCCGGTGGGCCGGTCCGTGGCGCTGGCCGCGGCCCGCGGGCGGGACTGGGAGCCGGTGGACGGCGGCACCATGGTCGTCATCGAGGGACCGCGCTTCTCGACGCGCGCCGAGTCGCGGTGGCACGCGGCGGCGGGCTGGTCGGTGGTCGGCATGACCGGCCACCCGGAGGCGGTCCTCGCGCGTGAGCTGGGGCTCTGCTACACCTCGATGGCCCTGGTCACGGACCTGGACGCGGGCGCGGAGACCGGCGAGGGCGTCTCCCACACCGAGGTCCTGAAGGTGTTCGGCGAGAACGTCGGGCGGCTGCGCGAGGTCCTCTTCGACGCGGTGGCCGCCCTGCCGGCCACGGAGACCCGGGACTGCCTGTGCACGCACGCGCACGACGGGTGGGACCTGGGCATCGAACTCCCGTAACGGGTCCCCTGGGGACGCCCCGCCGGGTTGCCGGTGGCGGGTGTCAGCGTCGATGGCGACCTGGTGGCTGGTGGAGCACCAGTAGCCTTCGACCGCTCGGCGATGGTGCGATCCCGGGCGGGGACCAGG encodes:
- a CDS encoding potassium/proton antiporter, coding for MEEGRPLTVHTLNELLLVCSLVLLVAVAAVRISSRSGLPSLLIYLGIGIAIGQDGIGDVAFDNAELTQVIGYAALVVILAEGGLGTKWKEIKPALPAAVMLSLVGVAVSVGVTAAGAHYLVGLEWRQALLIGAVVSSTDAAAVFSVLRKVPLPARITGVLEAESGFNDAPVVILVVAFSTVGPVDEWYVLIGKIALELAIGAAIGLTVGFLGAYGLRHVALPASGLYPIAVMAIAIVAYAAGAIAHGSGFLAVYLAAMVLGNAKLPHWPATRGFADGLGWIAQIGMFVLLGLLVTPHELVRDFWPAVVIGLVLTMVARPLEVFISLLPFRISWQEQVLMSWAGLRGAVPIILATIPMVSGIEGSDRVFNIVFVLVVVYTLVQGPTLPWLARKLNLGSGDEGALDLGIESAPLEKLRGHLLSFSIPPASRMHGVEVSELRLPPGASVTLVVRDAKSFVPAPSTVLRHGDELLVVATDPVRDAAEARLRAVARGGKLAGWLGTGGPVSR
- a CDS encoding MFS transporter, which gives rise to MTSAVTTDTSARPGYGQLLRTPGALGFVLPGFAARLPFGMLTISILLLVQHTTGSYGSAGIVAAVTGISMALSAPLMGIFTDRFGQTAVLLPVVLAHSAAVIGLAALALLDAPVLALAAAAVPAGATVPQVGPMVRARWAAKLEGSPLLPTAAAFESVTDEFTFVVGPVLATALCTGVHPAAGLVTEATLTLLGGLLFAAQRASQPKTHAPSVTGEKRAFALSFPGLRVLIFAFLGIGAVFGGMQVSLAAFSSEMGNPGANGLLYGVFAAGNMIAGIAMGAIAWKIGPRRRLILGYIGLTAAASVLWAANSMILLGALGLVVGLFIAPALITGYTMVEQLVPANARTEAFTWLTGSIAFGQAIAVILAGRLTDAHGSSFGFLVPMGATALALATLLALRAKLAPKAPSRIVNASAQEDVPAAPAEAQAKTQAKAPAAAPTTPSPASRNRVNERGMGHRVPVTVD
- a CDS encoding FmdB family zinc ribbon protein is translated as MPTYQYQCTECGEGLEAVQKFTDDALTVCPSCDGRLKKVFSAVGIVFKGSGFYRNDSRGASSSSTPASKPSSSSSSSSTSTAAAAPAASSSSTSSSSSSSSSTSAA
- a CDS encoding S-methyl-5'-thioadenosine phosphorylase, with translation MVNAEIGVIGGSGFYSFLEDVSEIQVETPYGPPSDSLYVGELAGRQVAFLPRHGRSHTVPPHKINYRANLWALRSVGVRQVLGPCAVGGLRAEYGPGTLLVPDQLVDRTKARAQTFFDGEPLPDGSVPNVVHTTFADPYCPVGRSVALAAARGRDWEPVDGGTMVVIEGPRFSTRAESRWHAAAGWSVVGMTGHPEAVLARELGLCYTSMALVTDLDAGAETGEGVSHTEVLKVFGENVGRLREVLFDAVAALPATETRDCLCTHAHDGWDLGIELP